A single window of Sphingobacterium sp. ML3W DNA harbors:
- a CDS encoding TonB-dependent receptor: protein MKYKFKSLVFTVAISVCFSMPVHAQNSTAVYGMIFNESGRPLSGVTLSLGNSLQATTSDVDGKFVFPQAVLLPMDLDVTAIGYGSEKINLTTTNWNTQTGLKIRLTPNDRMLEEVLITGRRNNSYLTNNLELGGKFSGKLKDLPQSVAVLSHEFIEDKQAFTTGALFQDLAGVTEASSYDDVIIRGFKSGYETGVRLVNGLRSGYGYGNSYYNTPLTLNLESIEVLKGPGASLFGDVVPGGTINMTTKKPLESFKGNIGFTSGSFQTMRTTLDLGGPLDSAKRILYRFNAGYEDTKTFRDVNRQKRIMIAPSFTFKPATGTQVDVDVAYSQFDGYLDRGMGIKANDFYALPRSFTLSQPSDFYNSKTFSLSGRLSQKLADNLSLHLSYMKSVYEEDVNEHRTLNTFADAPKNTIMNMRFFDRHGKDYTDNVVGYLKWDREGDIIDHHIVAGVDFAEYRGDKENQLREARQQTVNGQVVPLIFDLNNPMYTTHDLTSYVWRENVAYPFLSPYKTTGIYIQDQLAIADKLKVILGLRHEHYVSETIDGQKRTQAAQNAWLPRAGLTYELNKQINYFASYSQGFVPVGASFIHQYQNYGADKPFEPERSFQLETGFKTGFLKNQLQVDLSLFHIERSNMLIATGAILNSGFSEYRQSGKVLSEGIELDLRGQLTKEFQIMANYTYNHTDVKASSIASELGESLPGAPKNMASAWLKYVFSQNMLKGLGFGTGVYYVDSRRMDNTIGQDSEGNALWGYWPSYTTMNAAVYYHIGALKMAVNMNNVFDKYYFLGGFDYTRAFPGAPRNIMVSLGYAF from the coding sequence ATGAAGTATAAGTTTAAGTCGTTGGTTTTTACAGTGGCAATAAGTGTTTGTTTTTCAATGCCTGTTCATGCACAAAATAGCACAGCAGTTTATGGTATGATTTTTAATGAATCAGGGCGCCCCTTATCTGGAGTAACCCTATCATTGGGCAATTCGTTGCAAGCGACAACTTCAGATGTGGATGGCAAGTTTGTTTTCCCTCAGGCTGTTTTGCTTCCGATGGACTTGGATGTTACGGCTATTGGTTACGGAAGTGAAAAGATAAATCTGACGACGACGAATTGGAATACGCAAACTGGGCTGAAAATCAGATTGACTCCAAATGACCGTATGTTGGAGGAAGTGTTGATAACTGGAAGACGTAATAATTCGTACCTGACTAATAATTTGGAATTAGGAGGCAAGTTTTCTGGAAAACTTAAGGATCTACCACAATCTGTAGCGGTGTTAAGTCATGAGTTTATAGAAGATAAGCAAGCATTTACGACAGGTGCTCTATTTCAAGATTTGGCTGGTGTGACCGAAGCTTCTTCTTATGATGATGTTATCATTCGTGGTTTTAAAAGTGGGTATGAGACCGGCGTACGTTTAGTAAATGGTTTGCGTTCGGGATATGGTTATGGTAATAGTTATTACAATACGCCGTTGACCCTTAATCTGGAAAGCATAGAAGTGTTGAAAGGGCCGGGGGCTTCTTTGTTTGGTGATGTCGTACCCGGTGGAACGATCAACATGACTACCAAGAAACCTTTGGAGTCATTTAAAGGAAATATTGGATTTACCTCAGGTAGTTTTCAGACGATGCGTACAACACTTGATTTGGGTGGTCCTTTGGATAGTGCAAAACGTATTCTATATCGATTCAATGCTGGATACGAAGACACCAAAACATTTCGTGATGTCAATCGACAAAAACGTATCATGATAGCACCTTCTTTTACATTTAAACCAGCGACAGGTACGCAAGTGGATGTAGATGTAGCTTATAGTCAGTTTGATGGTTATCTTGATCGTGGAATGGGTATCAAAGCAAATGACTTCTATGCCTTACCGCGTTCGTTTACCTTGAGTCAGCCTTCTGATTTTTATAATTCTAAAACATTTTCCCTAAGCGGAAGGTTATCTCAGAAACTTGCAGACAATTTGAGTCTGCACCTAAGTTATATGAAATCGGTATATGAAGAGGATGTCAACGAACATCGGACTTTAAATACTTTTGCAGATGCACCTAAAAATACGATTATGAATATGCGGTTCTTTGATCGTCATGGAAAAGATTATACGGACAATGTGGTCGGTTATCTCAAATGGGACCGTGAGGGGGATATCATAGATCATCATATTGTAGCTGGTGTTGATTTTGCGGAATATAGGGGAGATAAGGAAAATCAATTGCGCGAGGCAAGACAACAGACTGTTAACGGGCAGGTTGTACCTTTGATATTTGATTTAAATAATCCGATGTATACAACACATGACCTAACGTCTTACGTGTGGCGTGAAAATGTAGCATATCCTTTTTTAAGTCCTTATAAGACCACGGGAATATATATACAGGATCAGCTGGCGATTGCAGATAAGTTAAAAGTAATATTGGGTTTACGTCACGAGCATTATGTGTCGGAGACGATAGATGGACAAAAGCGCACTCAAGCTGCTCAAAATGCTTGGTTGCCGCGAGCGGGATTGACCTATGAACTGAATAAACAGATAAATTATTTCGCTAGTTACTCACAGGGTTTTGTTCCTGTTGGCGCTAGTTTTATTCACCAATATCAAAACTATGGTGCTGATAAACCTTTTGAACCTGAGCGTAGTTTTCAGCTTGAAACAGGTTTCAAAACGGGTTTTTTAAAAAATCAACTACAGGTGGATCTTTCCTTATTCCATATTGAACGTAGTAATATGTTGATTGCAACTGGTGCAATTCTGAATTCGGGTTTTTCTGAGTATAGACAGTCTGGAAAAGTGTTATCAGAAGGTATTGAGTTGGATTTAAGAGGGCAGTTGACCAAGGAATTTCAAATTATGGCAAATTATACCTACAACCATACGGATGTAAAAGCTTCGTCAATCGCTTCGGAATTGGGAGAATCACTACCGGGTGCTCCTAAAAATATGGCTAGTGCTTGGTTGAAATATGTCTTTTCACAAAATATGTTGAAAGGTTTAGGTTTCGGCACTGGTGTTTATTATGTGGATAGTCGCCGGATGGATAATACGATAGGTCAAGATAGTGAAGGTAATGCGCTATGGGGTTATTGGCCATCTTATACGACAATGAATGCAGCAGTTTATTACCATATCGGCGCATTGAAGATGGCCGTGAATATGAATAATGTATTCGATAAATACTATTTTTTGGGTGGCTTTGATTACACCCGAGCATTTCCGGGAGCCCCTCGAAATATAATGGTTTCTCTGGGATATGCATTTTAA
- a CDS encoding GNAT family N-acetyltransferase: protein MENISIYNVSELDVAEVLPYVLAFRRLLFPMLDPNKIPQDLQDFEAVFLHNHTGTFLQARNEEGALVGVIGMMEYDYRFPHLNIDVQQTVEVARLFVDPDYRRTGLGSLLFEQLMQIAKQKQIERLYLHTHPFLTGAYEFWLKQGFRLLDYCDESGFPTMHMELMVSELPVINQLQDNILSKELFLMP from the coding sequence ATGGAAAATATTTCAATTTATAACGTTAGCGAGTTGGATGTAGCAGAAGTGTTGCCCTATGTGTTAGCCTTTAGGCGGCTATTGTTTCCGATGTTGGACCCAAATAAGATACCTCAAGATTTACAAGATTTTGAGGCTGTTTTCTTACATAATCATACAGGTACTTTTTTACAGGCTAGAAATGAAGAAGGCGCTTTGGTTGGAGTAATTGGTATGATGGAATATGATTACCGATTTCCTCATTTGAATATAGACGTGCAGCAGACAGTGGAAGTAGCACGTCTGTTTGTTGATCCTGACTACCGAAGAACGGGATTGGGGAGCTTATTGTTTGAGCAACTCATGCAGATTGCCAAGCAAAAGCAGATAGAGCGGCTTTATCTACATACCCACCCATTTTTAACCGGTGCTTATGAGTTCTGGTTAAAGCAGGGATTCCGCTTACTGGATTATTGTGACGAATCGGGTTTTCCAACGATGCATATGGAGTTGATGGTGAGTGAACTTCCGGTAATCAATCAATTACAAGATAACATCTTGTCTAAAGAACTGTTTTTGATGCCTTAA
- a CDS encoding ABC transporter ATP-binding protein, with amino-acid sequence MNTSIAIQQLSFSYGDEPVLRDVNVRFPKGKLSIILGRNGSGKSTLFNVIAGLEKRYEGQVLIGNVDRKKIKVGNRVQLRLGFLNQFHQTTFPFKVSDVVLTGRASFSRFSPSIEDYEAVDAILKKFSLEHLKNKPYTELSGGERQLILLCRVLVQEPDILMLDEPTNHLDLNYQMAVLRTAKELVNEGTTVLCVMHDPNLAFMFGDQFYLMRDNSLFDINGMEQEEVKNLLEETYELSLLSLENQGKWMFVPKLNENH; translated from the coding sequence ATGAATACTTCGATTGCTATACAACAATTATCTTTTTCCTATGGTGATGAACCTGTACTGCGTGATGTGAATGTGCGTTTTCCGAAAGGAAAGTTGTCCATCATTTTGGGACGTAACGGTAGTGGAAAATCAACCCTATTCAATGTGATTGCTGGCTTGGAGAAACGTTATGAGGGTCAGGTTTTGATCGGTAATGTGGATCGGAAAAAAATTAAAGTAGGCAACAGAGTTCAATTGCGTTTGGGTTTTTTAAATCAGTTTCATCAAACGACCTTTCCTTTTAAAGTGTCGGATGTCGTATTGACTGGTCGCGCTTCTTTTTCACGTTTTTCACCGAGTATTGAGGATTATGAAGCGGTTGATGCCATATTGAAGAAGTTTAGTCTGGAGCATTTGAAAAACAAACCTTATACCGAATTGTCTGGTGGTGAAAGACAGTTGATTCTATTATGTCGGGTCTTGGTACAAGAACCGGATATATTGATGCTCGATGAGCCGACAAATCACCTGGATCTCAATTATCAAATGGCAGTATTGCGGACGGCTAAAGAATTGGTCAATGAAGGAACAACAGTTTTATGTGTGATGCATGACCCTAATCTGGCTTTTATGTTTGGAGATCAATTTTATTTGATGCGTGATAATAGCTTGTTCGATATCAATGGAATGGAACAGGAAGAAGTGAAGAATCTGTTGGAAGAAACTTATGAATTGTCCTTGTTGAGTTTGGAAAATCAGGGCAAATGGATGTTTGTTCCAAAGCTTAATGAAAATCATTAA
- a CDS encoding FecCD family ABC transporter permease, giving the protein MGRLKIIVLLVIVPVLLFVLSLTIGSTQNISVIELFQRMAIQLGFLQDPTLQDGSLSTILWQVRLPRVLLTFLVGAALASSGGVLQSIFRNPIVDPFTLGISSGSAFGAALAMLFPIMSVNLSAFIFGVCAVGLTYLVSYSGVRTSIVGMVLAGMVISGVFTALLTLLQYMSDPYKLQAIIQWTMGNLHTASWSKVYTAIGPIAIGLFVIVLYRWKLNLLSLGDQEALAVGVNPKIIKLVLIAVATMITAASVAAVGVISLFGLIVPHISRMIFGPNNNISVWANISIGGTFLLLIDDFSRAVMPFEIPIGVFTMIIGAPLFIYLMRRNAMNWNS; this is encoded by the coding sequence ATGGGAAGGTTGAAAATCATTGTCCTGTTGGTCATTGTGCCTGTTCTTCTTTTTGTGCTATCGCTTACTATCGGCTCTACCCAAAATATAAGCGTAATCGAATTGTTTCAAAGAATGGCGATACAGCTGGGGTTTTTACAGGATCCGACCCTTCAAGATGGTAGTTTGAGTACTATTTTATGGCAAGTAAGACTGCCTCGGGTGTTGTTGACATTTCTGGTTGGTGCTGCTTTGGCATCTTCAGGTGGGGTGCTTCAATCTATCTTTAGAAATCCTATTGTCGATCCCTTTACACTCGGGATTTCTTCAGGGTCTGCTTTTGGTGCAGCCTTAGCTATGTTGTTTCCAATCATGTCGGTTAATCTTTCTGCTTTTATTTTTGGTGTGTGTGCAGTGGGGCTGACCTATTTGGTCTCGTATTCGGGGGTTAGAACTTCTATTGTAGGGATGGTGTTGGCCGGTATGGTGATATCGGGGGTATTTACGGCCTTATTGACTTTGCTGCAATATATGAGTGATCCTTATAAATTGCAGGCTATTATACAGTGGACCATGGGTAATTTACATACGGCTTCTTGGTCTAAGGTATATACTGCCATAGGGCCTATTGCAATAGGCCTATTTGTGATTGTGTTGTACCGTTGGAAATTGAATCTATTGTCTCTGGGTGATCAGGAAGCACTTGCTGTTGGAGTCAATCCAAAAATTATTAAACTGGTGCTAATTGCTGTTGCTACCATGATTACAGCAGCTTCGGTGGCAGCTGTAGGGGTAATCAGTCTATTTGGATTAATTGTACCACATATCAGTCGTATGATCTTTGGTCCTAATAACAATATTTCAGTATGGGCCAACATCAGCATCGGAGGAACCTTTCTACTCTTAATTGATGATTTTTCACGAGCGGTCATGCCATTTGAAATTCCAATTGGGGTATTTACTATGATTATCGGAGCGCCTTTATTTATTTACTTGATGCGTCGCAACGCGATGAATTGGAATTCATGA
- a CDS encoding ABC transporter substrate-binding protein, producing the protein MKVNHKLFGVAALFFIGVLQACNHASNKELLQSFSAIDSRGKVISLPQEAKRVVVLFPSLLDELYMLQAGDCIVGIPQQVYQMEDTYAFLSKLDKRIAEKTIATPTYGGQSNNVESIVALQPDLVITFNTDQDNIQQLEDLGIPVYSCSSADDERILAELLGMGILVGKKERAQEIVTYVEAEVERMRVPEIDDAKSVYYAWSKGRVMSTSGKGSLIDMAIRLSGAENACPLSMEAPNISAETMYKWNPDLIILWNSKLSDVYDLKELADLPAVKNKQVYVMSPSFPFDPHTVKFLLFAKQVRHWCFPVYTEEQLNQETEEAFEIMYGKEGLL; encoded by the coding sequence ATGAAAGTAAATCATAAATTATTTGGGGTAGCAGCTTTGTTTTTTATAGGTGTTTTGCAAGCTTGTAACCATGCTAGTAACAAGGAGCTTTTACAATCTTTCAGCGCTATTGATAGTCGTGGAAAGGTCATTAGTCTCCCGCAGGAAGCTAAAAGGGTGGTGGTGCTATTTCCTTCGCTGTTGGACGAATTGTACATGTTGCAGGCCGGTGATTGTATCGTGGGGATTCCTCAACAGGTATATCAAATGGAAGATACTTATGCTTTTTTGTCAAAACTTGATAAAAGGATAGCTGAAAAGACCATAGCGACGCCCACTTATGGTGGTCAGTCTAATAATGTAGAGAGCATAGTAGCATTGCAACCTGATTTGGTAATTACTTTCAATACAGATCAAGATAATATACAGCAGTTGGAAGATTTGGGTATTCCGGTTTACAGCTGCTCCTCTGCGGATGATGAGCGTATTTTGGCAGAATTGCTCGGAATGGGGATATTAGTAGGAAAAAAAGAACGTGCACAGGAAATCGTGACCTACGTGGAAGCTGAAGTAGAACGCATGCGCGTGCCTGAGATAGACGATGCTAAGTCTGTTTACTACGCTTGGTCTAAAGGTCGTGTGATGTCTACTTCTGGCAAAGGAAGTCTGATTGATATGGCCATTCGTTTATCAGGAGCTGAAAATGCATGCCCTTTGTCTATGGAAGCGCCAAACATCAGTGCGGAAACGATGTACAAATGGAATCCGGATCTCATTATATTGTGGAACTCCAAATTGTCTGATGTATATGACTTGAAAGAATTGGCTGATCTTCCTGCTGTGAAAAATAAACAGGTATATGTGATGTCGCCTTCATTTCCATTTGATCCGCATACCGTTAAATTTCTATTGTTTGCAAAACAGGTGAGACATTGGTGTTTTCCAGTTTATACTGAGGAGCAGTTAAATCAAGAGACAGAAGAGGCTTTTGAAATCATGTACGGTAAAGAAGGATTGCTATAA
- the hypB gene encoding hydrogenase nickel incorporation protein HypB, translated as MSTNTSNPKSAGNRVGSVQCDNTTLHLLKANDYVANAIRERLKDVCIINVCSSPGSGKTTLMQETGKRLAGDIHISVLVGDPETERDAIRMREVGINALQIVTGGVCHIEAQMILQALDHIDLTGTDLLFIENVGNLLCPSAFDLGEDYRVTLLATTEGDDKPKKYPRMFLTSELMLVSKSDLLPYVPFTVEAVTKDAREVNPNIEIMTISTTNGEGIDEWCNWLKDKVKQKKEARLQAEVK; from the coding sequence ATGTCTACTAACACATCTAATCCAAAAAGTGCTGGAAACCGCGTGGGTTCGGTACAGTGCGATAATACAACCTTACATTTATTAAAAGCCAATGATTATGTGGCCAATGCAATCCGCGAGCGACTGAAGGATGTTTGCATTATCAACGTTTGCTCCTCACCAGGGTCTGGGAAGACAACTTTAATGCAAGAAACAGGTAAGCGACTTGCGGGTGATATTCATATTTCGGTTTTAGTGGGCGACCCCGAAACAGAACGTGATGCAATCAGAATGCGTGAAGTGGGTATCAATGCCTTGCAAATCGTGACCGGTGGTGTATGTCACATCGAAGCACAGATGATTTTGCAAGCCCTAGATCACATTGATTTAACCGGTACCGATCTGTTGTTTATTGAAAATGTAGGTAATCTGCTCTGCCCTTCAGCTTTTGATCTCGGTGAAGATTACCGTGTGACTTTATTGGCAACGACAGAAGGGGACGATAAGCCTAAAAAATATCCACGTATGTTTTTGACGAGTGAATTGATGTTGGTATCAAAATCTGACTTGCTTCCTTATGTACCGTTTACTGTAGAGGCAGTAACCAAAGATGCACGTGAGGTAAATCCAAATATCGAAATTATGACAATAAGTACGACTAATGGCGAAGGTATCGATGAGTGGTGCAACTGGTTAAAAGATAAAGTGAAACAAAAAAAAGAAGCGAGACTTCAAGCTGAGGTTAAATAA
- a CDS encoding hydrogenase maturation nickel metallochaperone HypA, with protein sequence MHELSIVKDIFDTLEGHYGSKVEDIQKIQVTAGLLSNVQPVLIQNAFDAFIADNNSYAEMELEVLVNEIIAHCESCDKDFPVLYHRFVCPCGQPSSTIVQGNELYISKVIFKQKQ encoded by the coding sequence ATGCATGAGCTTAGTATTGTCAAGGATATCTTCGATACATTGGAGGGCCATTATGGGTCTAAAGTGGAAGATATCCAAAAGATTCAAGTCACTGCAGGGCTACTTTCAAATGTACAACCTGTTTTGATCCAGAACGCTTTTGATGCGTTCATAGCCGATAACAATTCCTATGCGGAAATGGAGCTGGAGGTTCTCGTCAATGAGATAATAGCTCATTGTGAGTCTTGTGATAAAGATTTTCCGGTTTTATACCATCGGTTTGTATGCCCTTGTGGGCAGCCTTCGTCAACAATCGTTCAAGGGAACGAATTGTATATTTCAAAAGTAATTTTTAAACAAAAACAATAA
- a CDS encoding IS4 family transposase: MVNLNVFSQILSLIDRELFKVLVAKHKSDKHCKGINSWTHLASMLFCHFSSADSVRDISNGLRSTTGNLNHLGVGRAPSKSNISYINKHRTHELFKDLYFSLLDKLWQKDTHLRKDLTQLKRKVYLMDASIIPLCLSVFDWAKFRSTKGAVKLHTVLDYDGCLPVFMQITDGKVHESQRAGSYSFSKGSVVVVDRGYVDYNWLGDLDSRGCYFVTRSKTNMKYNVIKSYQSEALLEKGIIKDEIIELSGPSADRYNSKPLRLIHFWDSSTDNQYHFLTNNIQWKASLVANIYKQRWQIEIFFKHLKQRLKISSFVGTSENAVMIQIWTSLIGILLLKYLQKKAKYDWNLSNLVGFIRMNIFVKINIWQWIDDPFIRPPVKGKNGQLQIFSD; encoded by the coding sequence ATGGTAAATTTAAACGTTTTTAGTCAGATTTTATCACTTATCGACCGCGAATTATTCAAGGTTTTGGTTGCTAAGCACAAGAGTGACAAACATTGTAAAGGGATCAACAGCTGGACGCATCTTGCTAGCATGTTGTTTTGCCATTTTTCTTCTGCAGATTCAGTTCGTGATATCAGTAATGGCTTACGTAGTACGACTGGTAATTTGAACCATTTAGGTGTTGGTAGAGCACCCAGCAAGTCCAATATTTCCTATATCAACAAGCACCGCACCCATGAACTCTTTAAAGATCTGTACTTTTCGCTATTAGATAAGCTATGGCAAAAGGATACCCATTTGCGCAAAGATCTAACGCAATTAAAGCGCAAGGTTTATCTGATGGATGCCAGTATCATCCCTTTATGTTTATCTGTATTTGACTGGGCTAAATTTAGAAGCACCAAAGGTGCTGTAAAACTGCACACTGTGCTGGATTATGATGGATGTCTTCCTGTTTTCATGCAGATTACAGACGGGAAAGTTCATGAAAGCCAGCGTGCGGGTAGCTATAGTTTTTCCAAAGGAAGCGTTGTAGTGGTGGATAGAGGTTATGTGGATTACAACTGGCTCGGGGATTTGGACAGCAGAGGTTGTTATTTTGTTACCAGGAGTAAAACTAACATGAAGTACAACGTTATCAAGTCATACCAGAGTGAAGCACTCCTTGAAAAGGGAATCATTAAAGATGAGATCATTGAGCTTTCTGGTCCATCAGCAGATAGATACAACTCTAAACCATTACGCTTGATTCACTTTTGGGACAGCAGCACAGACAACCAGTACCACTTTCTGACAAATAATATCCAATGGAAGGCATCACTAGTAGCTAACATTTATAAACAGCGATGGCAGATCGAGATTTTCTTCAAGCATCTGAAGCAACGCTTAAAAATATCATCTTTTGTGGGTACTTCTGAAAATGCGGTCATGATCCAAATATGGACTTCGTTGATTGGAATATTACTGCTCAAATACCTTCAGAAGAAGGCTAAATACGATTGGAATCTGTCTAACTTGGTCGGGTTTATCAGGATGAATATATTCGTGAAAATAAATATATGGCAATGGATAGATGATCCTTTTATCAGGCCACCAGTTAAGGGTAAAAATGGACAGCTACAGATATTCTCAGACTAA